The [Eubacterium] siraeum genome contains a region encoding:
- a CDS encoding YerC/YecD family TrpR-related protein, producing the protein MNTKLVSKDKDELFKAIMELRSIEECYDFFEDLCTIRELESMAQRLHVAKLLVEGRVYSDIVEETGASTATISRVNRSLQGGNDGYSIVFDRMKDND; encoded by the coding sequence ATGAACACAAAACTTGTTTCAAAGGATAAGGACGAGCTTTTCAAAGCGATAATGGAGCTTAGAAGTATTGAAGAATGCTACGACTTTTTTGAGGATTTATGCACTATAAGAGAGCTTGAATCAATGGCTCAGCGTCTGCACGTTGCAAAGCTGCTTGTAGAGGGCAGAGTGTACAGCGATATAGTCGAAGAAACAGGAGCCAGCACCGCCACGATAAGCCGTGTAAACAGGTCTTTACAGGGCGGAAATGACGGCTACTCCATCGTTTTCGACAGAATGAAGGATAACGATTGA
- a CDS encoding methyltransferase domain-containing protein, which yields MSAYGCFADVYDTLTSNIDYKELAGYYDRIITSHGGKRGILLDLACGTGSMSMQLSALGYDVIGVDLSTEMLSVAKEKPHKNIEYLCQDMCELDMYGTIDVTVCVLDSINHLDSKEDILRCFSSVSLFCDPEGLFVFDINTVRKHREVLADNTFVYDMESVYCVWQNYLDSDSEDSRVDIALDIFTENEDGSYERSCEDFSEIALPLEEIEELLHKAGFRILDRYNYMTTEKGSEDSEKVLYCCAKETK from the coding sequence ATGTCGGCATACGGCTGTTTTGCGGACGTTTACGACACGCTGACTTCCAATATCGACTATAAGGAGCTTGCCGGGTATTACGACAGGATAATTACTTCTCACGGCGGCAAAAGGGGCATACTTCTTGACCTCGCCTGCGGTACGGGCAGTATGTCGATGCAGCTATCTGCTCTCGGATATGATGTTATCGGAGTGGACTTAAGCACCGAAATGCTCAGTGTGGCAAAGGAAAAACCGCACAAAAACATAGAGTATCTCTGTCAGGATATGTGCGAGCTTGATATGTACGGCACTATTGATGTTACCGTGTGCGTGCTTGACAGCATAAATCATCTTGACAGCAAAGAGGATATACTGCGTTGCTTCAGCTCTGTATCGCTTTTCTGCGACCCTGAGGGACTTTTCGTATTTGACATTAATACGGTAAGAAAGCACAGAGAGGTGCTTGCGGATAACACATTTGTGTATGATATGGAAAGCGTCTATTGCGTATGGCAGAATTATCTTGACAGTGACAGCGAAGACAGCAGGGTTGATATTGCACTTGATATTTTCACTGAAAACGAGGACGGCTCTTATGAGCGTTCCTGTGAGGATTTTTCAGAGATAGCTTTACCGCTTGAAGAAATTGAAGAATTACTGCATAAGGCAGGCTTCAGAATTCTTGACAGATATAATTATATGACAACAGAAAAGGGCAGTGAGGACAGTGAAAAGGTGCTTTACTGCTGTGCAAAGGAAACAAAATAA
- the hslO gene encoding Hsp33 family molecular chaperone HslO → MGKIVRALSADGSALCSAVDTTDIVNEIHRIHGTSATASAAAGRLATAACIMGALMKNETDRLELRINGGGKIGTITTVADYRGNVKCCMDNPFADLPLNSKGKLDVGGIVGTDGYLSVIRDLGMKEPYVGQVPIVSGEIAMDVTQYYAVSEQIPTVCALGVLVDTDLTIKKAGGYMIQLVPPVNEAAIDFIEENIKDMQSVTKMLEDGLTPEEIALKGLKGLDGEILDSWEAQYYCDCSRERTEQVLITLGKDELAKLAEEEPVTEVCCHFCDNKYRFTSEELKELIKRI, encoded by the coding sequence ATGGGAAAGATAGTAAGAGCTTTATCGGCAGACGGCAGTGCGCTCTGCAGTGCTGTTGACACTACCGACATCGTAAATGAAATACACAGAATACACGGCACATCCGCAACAGCGTCGGCGGCGGCAGGAAGACTTGCAACTGCGGCTTGTATTATGGGTGCGCTTATGAAAAACGAAACCGACAGACTTGAGCTGAGGATAAACGGCGGCGGAAAAATCGGTACAATTACGACCGTAGCCGATTACAGAGGCAACGTAAAATGCTGTATGGATAATCCTTTTGCCGATCTGCCGCTCAACTCCAAAGGCAAACTGGATGTCGGAGGAATAGTAGGCACGGACGGTTACCTTTCGGTAATAAGAGATCTCGGTATGAAAGAGCCTTATGTAGGACAGGTGCCTATAGTGAGCGGAGAAATAGCTATGGACGTAACGCAGTATTATGCGGTAAGCGAGCAGATACCTACCGTCTGCGCACTGGGCGTACTTGTCGATACCGACCTTACGATAAAAAAGGCAGGCGGATATATGATACAGCTTGTACCGCCCGTGAATGAAGCCGCTATAGATTTTATCGAAGAAAATATAAAGGATATGCAGTCTGTGACAAAAATGCTTGAGGACGGACTTACTCCCGAAGAAATAGCCCTCAAAGGACTTAAAGGCCTTGACGGAGAGATACTTGACAGCTGGGAAGCACAGTATTACTGCGACTGCTCAAGAGAGCGTACCGAGCAGGTTCTGATAACACTCGGCAAGGACGAGCTTGCAAAGCTTGCAGAGGAAGAGCCGGTCACGGAAGTGTGCTGTCATTTCTGCGATAACAAATATCGTTTTACATCGGAAGAACTGAAAGAACTTATCAAGAGGATATAA
- the recJ gene encoding single-stranded-DNA-specific exonuclease RecJ: MKKWLVRNTDNALAMKLKTDTGLPMLLCSLLVSRGIYTAEQAQQYFNGTELSDPLLIADMDKAVQAIEEAVDNEVKITVYGDYDCDGVTSTVMLFTHLDAIGADVNWYIPTREEGYGLNENAIRKLHEDGTGLIITVDNGVSAVNEAELIYELGMKLVVTDHHQLPEILPKAEAIVNPHRQDDNSPYKELAGCGVALKLIMALERDVEGVLEQYADLAAIGTIGDVVALTGENRIIVKRGLLEMQYSENQGLQALINAAGLDAESITSTGIAFGLCPRINAAGRYDSPKAAAELLMAQTGQIAEIKAQELNELNAKRKQIESDILEMAKAQLIADPKAFNSRVLIVCGEGWNHGIIGIVSARLLELYEKPCIVIGIEGDEARGSARSIEGFSLYTALDACSEHLTRFGGHTKAAGFSLPKDKVDDFIAQLRSYADEKFPSMPVMTTEADIEPELSDLEISSIENLRHLQPYGEENNAPLFLMRNCTIISSRPLKDGKYTSFSAEYKGSQFKFLCFGTSFDKFGYYPGDKVDVLSHIEINEYNDKKSVSVRVKDIRRSDFTQDKYFAARNFYEKILRGEKTDSRLLKRILPDKENMKLPFDLARKLTSIDSAAQIAMSHGMNYCLFMMCLHVFAEFGHLELDRINGTMNFIKGGRRIELENSAVIRRIMKSCS; encoded by the coding sequence ATGAAAAAATGGCTTGTCAGAAATACGGACAATGCACTTGCAATGAAACTCAAGACCGACACGGGACTGCCGATGCTTTTGTGCAGTCTGCTTGTCAGCAGAGGAATATACACAGCCGAGCAGGCACAGCAGTATTTCAACGGTACGGAGCTTTCCGACCCCTTGCTTATTGCGGATATGGATAAAGCTGTGCAGGCGATAGAAGAAGCGGTTGACAATGAAGTAAAGATAACCGTATACGGCGATTACGATTGCGACGGCGTTACATCTACCGTTATGCTTTTCACACATCTTGATGCAATAGGTGCTGACGTAAACTGGTACATACCCACACGTGAAGAAGGCTACGGGCTGAATGAAAATGCGATACGCAAACTGCACGAGGACGGTACGGGTCTTATAATAACGGTTGACAACGGCGTTTCAGCCGTCAACGAGGCGGAGCTTATATATGAACTTGGAATGAAGCTTGTTGTTACCGACCACCATCAGCTCCCTGAGATTCTGCCTAAAGCGGAGGCTATCGTAAATCCGCACAGACAAGATGACAACTCTCCCTATAAAGAACTTGCAGGCTGCGGCGTTGCGCTAAAGCTCATTATGGCTCTGGAACGTGACGTTGAAGGTGTTCTTGAGCAGTATGCCGACCTTGCGGCTATCGGCACTATAGGCGATGTTGTCGCACTGACGGGAGAAAACCGCATAATAGTAAAGCGTGGACTTCTTGAAATGCAGTACAGCGAAAATCAGGGACTTCAGGCGCTTATCAATGCGGCAGGACTTGATGCCGAAAGTATTACTTCTACAGGCATAGCGTTCGGCTTATGCCCCCGTATAAATGCCGCAGGACGTTATGACAGTCCGAAAGCGGCGGCAGAGCTTCTTATGGCTCAGACCGGACAGATAGCCGAGATAAAAGCGCAGGAACTGAATGAACTGAACGCTAAGAGAAAACAGATCGAAAGCGATATTCTCGAAATGGCAAAGGCTCAGCTTATTGCCGACCCTAAAGCGTTCAACTCCCGTGTGCTTATTGTTTGCGGCGAGGGTTGGAATCACGGAATTATAGGTATAGTCAGCGCAAGACTTCTTGAACTTTACGAAAAACCCTGTATCGTCATAGGAATAGAGGGCGATGAGGCAAGAGGCTCAGCGAGAAGCATCGAAGGCTTTTCACTTTATACCGCACTTGATGCGTGCAGTGAGCATCTTACACGTTTCGGAGGTCATACGAAGGCGGCTGGCTTTTCGCTTCCGAAAGACAAGGTAGATGATTTTATAGCTCAGCTGAGAAGCTATGCGGATGAAAAATTCCCTTCAATGCCGGTTATGACAACGGAGGCTGATATTGAGCCGGAGCTGTCCGACCTTGAAATATCTTCAATCGAGAATCTTCGTCATTTACAGCCTTACGGCGAAGAAAACAACGCTCCGCTGTTTTTGATGAGAAACTGCACGATCATATCATCAAGACCGCTAAAAGACGGTAAATATACATCGTTTAGCGCAGAGTATAAAGGCTCACAGTTTAAATTTCTCTGCTTCGGAACATCGTTTGATAAGTTCGGATATTATCCCGGAGATAAGGTCGATGTGCTGAGCCATATCGAAATAAACGAATATAATGATAAAAAAAGCGTCAGCGTAAGAGTAAAGGACATACGCAGAAGTGATTTTACGCAGGATAAGTATTTTGCCGCAAGAAATTTCTATGAAAAAATCCTCAGAGGCGAAAAAACCGATTCAAGACTTCTTAAACGTATCCTGCCCGATAAGGAGAACATGAAGCTCCCGTTCGACCTTGCAAGAAAGCTGACCTCTATAGATTCAGCCGCACAGATTGCAATGTCGCACGGTATGAATTACTGCCTTTTTATGATGTGCCTTCATGTTTTTGCGGAATTCGGTCATCTTGAGCTGGACAGAATAAACGGTACGATGAATTTCATAAAAGGCGGCAGACGTATAGAACTTGAAAACTCGGCAGTGATAAGAAGAATAATGAAATCCTGCAGCTGA
- a CDS encoding bifunctional (p)ppGpp synthetase/guanosine-3',5'-bis(diphosphate) 3'-pyrophosphohydrolase yields the protein MTYTIDMLIDKIKEVGKSYDLDKIQAAYELAEKAHDGVFRSSGEPYITHPVAVAYILVEQFCMDTDTICAALLHDVVEDTDVGLDVIQKKFGEDVAHLVDGVTKIGQVPLNTREEQQAENIRKILIAMSKDIRVIIIKLADRLHNMRTLASRPPEKQRKTSLETMNFYAPIAHRLGISDVKEEMEDLALRYLDPYGFKEIESLLDVHKDERDTFIDKIKGMIRERISDIQPPPIIEGRVKSIYSIYKKVYVKGKDFSEIYDIYAVRIILQTVVECYNVLGIIHDMFRPIPYRFKDYIAMPKPNRYQSLHTTVIGREGIPFEVQIRTQEMHNTAQYGVAAHWKYKAGISGNVAGEKRFDWIRQLLEQQQEADDVEQISEAIKVDLAPDDVYVFTPKGDVITLPAGSNVIDFAYAIHTQVGNKMTGAKVGGRMVPFDHTLHTGDIVEILTSGSDNYGPNRNWSEIAKTNEAKAKIRAWFKRERREENIECGKAAFEKEIRRNNIAVDDEILLQAAHRQRLSSVDDLYAAIGYGGVQLSKIITRLKEEQVKQQRLNAVQTQPIDIEKTIADNNKRAQKNGVVLDGIEDCAVKYAQCCNPLPCDDIMGFITRGYGVSIHKADCQNVKIGLQGENKDRWIKAHWAVNSSSAFRATIDIIADDRTALIADITTAIASNHLPIHEINAHYLKNGNANIILTIEVSGIDQLKSIILRLQKIPGVISAERTGKQ from the coding sequence ATGACATATACAATAGATATGCTTATTGACAAGATAAAGGAAGTAGGAAAGAGCTACGACCTTGATAAAATACAGGCGGCTTATGAGCTGGCGGAAAAGGCGCACGACGGTGTTTTCCGCTCGTCCGGAGAGCCTTATATTACACACCCTGTAGCAGTAGCATATATACTTGTAGAACAGTTCTGCATGGATACAGATACAATATGCGCCGCTCTCCTGCATGACGTGGTAGAAGACACAGATGTCGGTCTTGATGTGATACAGAAGAAGTTCGGTGAGGATGTCGCTCATCTTGTTGACGGCGTTACAAAGATAGGTCAGGTTCCCCTTAACACCCGTGAGGAACAGCAGGCAGAGAATATCCGTAAGATACTTATCGCAATGTCAAAGGATATTCGTGTTATTATCATAAAGCTCGCCGACAGACTTCATAATATGAGGACGCTTGCGAGCAGACCGCCCGAAAAGCAGCGCAAGACTTCTCTTGAAACGATGAACTTCTACGCACCTATAGCCCACAGGCTCGGTATCAGTGATGTAAAGGAAGAAATGGAAGACCTTGCCCTGCGCTATCTTGACCCATACGGCTTCAAGGAGATAGAGTCGCTTCTTGATGTCCATAAGGATGAACGTGATACGTTTATCGACAAGATAAAAGGTATGATAAGAGAGCGTATATCGGACATTCAGCCACCGCCGATAATCGAGGGCAGAGTAAAAAGCATATACAGTATTTACAAGAAGGTTTATGTCAAGGGAAAGGATTTTTCGGAGATATATGATATATATGCTGTGAGGATCATTCTTCAGACAGTTGTCGAATGCTACAACGTACTTGGTATAATTCACGATATGTTCCGCCCTATCCCTTATCGCTTCAAGGACTATATAGCAATGCCCAAGCCCAACCGCTACCAGTCGCTCCATACGACCGTTATCGGCAGGGAAGGCATACCATTTGAAGTACAGATAAGAACGCAGGAAATGCACAACACCGCTCAGTACGGCGTTGCGGCACACTGGAAATATAAAGCAGGAATATCGGGAAATGTTGCAGGTGAAAAGCGTTTCGACTGGATAAGACAGCTTCTTGAACAGCAGCAGGAAGCTGACGATGTAGAGCAGATCTCAGAGGCTATCAAGGTCGATCTCGCCCCTGACGACGTATATGTTTTCACCCCGAAGGGCGATGTTATAACACTGCCTGCAGGCTCTAACGTTATAGATTTTGCCTACGCTATTCATACGCAGGTCGGCAATAAAATGACAGGCGCAAAGGTCGGCGGCAGAATGGTGCCGTTTGACCACACACTTCACACGGGCGACATCGTTGAGATACTGACCAGCGGAAGCGATAATTACGGTCCTAACCGAAACTGGAGCGAAATCGCAAAAACCAACGAAGCAAAAGCAAAAATAAGAGCGTGGTTCAAGCGTGAACGCAGAGAAGAAAATATCGAGTGCGGTAAAGCGGCATTTGAAAAAGAGATACGCAGAAACAATATTGCGGTCGATGATGAAATACTCTTGCAGGCGGCACACCGTCAGCGTTTATCCTCGGTTGACGATTTATATGCGGCTATAGGCTACGGCGGCGTACAGCTATCCAAAATCATTACCCGCTTGAAAGAAGAACAGGTAAAACAGCAGAGATTAAACGCTGTTCAGACACAGCCTATCGACATAGAAAAGACTATAGCCGACAACAACAAGAGAGCACAGAAGAACGGCGTTGTGCTTGACGGAATAGAAGACTGTGCGGTAAAGTATGCGCAGTGCTGTAATCCGCTTCCCTGCGACGATATTATGGGCTTTATCACCCGTGGCTACGGCGTATCTATCCATAAAGCCGATTGCCAGAATGTAAAGATTGGTTTGCAGGGAGAAAACAAGGACAGATGGATAAAGGCGCATTGGGCAGTGAACTCAAGCAGTGCGTTCAGAGCCACGATAGATATTATCGCAGATGACAGAACTGCGCTTATCGCCGATATTACCACTGCGATAGCAAGCAATCATCTGCCTATCCACGAGATAAACGCCCACTATCTCAAGAACGGTAATGCAAATATAATTCTCACAATCGAGGTCAGCGGTATAGATCAGCTCAAGAGCATCATACTCAGACTTCAGAAGATACCCGGAGTAATCTCTGCCGAAAGGACAGGAAAACAGTAA
- a CDS encoding MBL fold metallo-hydrolase: protein MEIKTLTLGELGTNCYIVISAAGNAAVIDPADDAQRILDTLGKENAELKMILLTHGHFDHTGAVADLKKQTGAKVYIHSKDECMLDDTIKNVAYLCPGYSYKPFTADVLVSDGDIIRLDEIEFSVMHTPGHTAGSVVYFADNCMFAGDTIFEGSAGRTDFYSGDYIAQRNSLARIAALREDYLIYPGHGSSTTLKQEKKFNQFLGQSPVDFF from the coding sequence ATGGAAATTAAAACGCTCACATTAGGCGAGCTTGGCACCAATTGTTATATAGTAATCAGCGCCGCAGGAAACGCCGCAGTGATAGACCCTGCGGACGATGCACAGCGTATCCTTGATACACTCGGAAAGGAAAACGCAGAACTTAAAATGATACTTCTCACGCACGGACATTTTGACCATACGGGAGCTGTTGCAGACCTTAAGAAACAGACAGGCGCAAAGGTATATATACATTCAAAGGACGAATGTATGCTCGATGATACGATAAAGAACGTGGCATATCTCTGCCCCGGTTATTCCTACAAACCTTTTACTGCGGATGTGCTTGTTTCCGACGGCGACATCATACGCCTTGATGAGATTGAATTCAGCGTTATGCATACCCCCGGACATACCGCAGGAAGCGTGGTTTATTTTGCGGATAACTGTATGTTTGCAGGCGACACCATTTTTGAAGGCTCTGCCGGCAGAACCGATTTCTATTCGGGCGACTATATCGCACAGCGAAACAGCCTTGCACGAATCGCCGCACTGCGTGAGGATTATCTTATTTATCCCGGTCACGGCAGTTCGACTACTCTTAAACAGGAAAAGAAGTTTAATCAGTTTCTCGGACAAAGCCCGGTAGATTTCTTCTGA
- the hemZ gene encoding coproporphyrinogen dehydrogenase HemZ, producing MIKSLYFDNTAYQYAYELERLIRNFSLPHKLEFYTDKTPHGTDYAYFCADNGKLSVTVSDNDTVYKESSDVCEPSDYENELCRLLCRCMERHGHTPLPWGILTGVRPVKYIRSIYETRDNAEEYLRNSLLVSDKKIQLANDVIRIQKPVLDSLDLRKISLYISIPFCPSRCSYCSFISASGEGALKLIDDYFGLLLKELDIYADIVKRFSLKVDTVYIGGGTPTTLSASQLDSLIEKLGEFDIANIREFTAEAGRPDTITEDKLRALKNGGVRRISINPQSMNDSVLEAVGRRHTVKQVCEAFDIARKVGFDCINSDIIAGLPAETERSFEDSLQQLCKLSPENITVHTLSLKRSSALFCRFGDDIGKGAKYMTDTAYDMLFEKGYFPYYLYRQKNIADNLENIGYCKDGCESIYNICIMEDVQTILAAGCGASTKLYDGKNVSRVINYKYPYEYISRFALMNERKRDIENFFEEKLTLA from the coding sequence ATGATAAAATCGCTGTATTTTGATAACACGGCATATCAATATGCCTACGAGCTTGAGCGGCTGATAAGAAATTTCTCATTGCCGCACAAGCTTGAGTTTTATACCGACAAAACTCCCCACGGCACAGATTACGCATACTTCTGCGCCGATAACGGCAAATTATCCGTTACCGTATCTGATAATGATACCGTGTATAAGGAATCCTCAGATGTATGCGAGCCGTCCGATTATGAGAATGAGCTTTGCAGGCTTCTTTGCAGATGCATGGAAAGGCACGGTCACACTCCGCTTCCGTGGGGAATACTTACGGGAGTACGCCCCGTGAAATATATCCGAAGCATTTATGAAACCCGTGACAATGCGGAAGAATATCTTCGTAACTCATTGCTTGTAAGCGATAAGAAGATACAGCTTGCAAACGATGTAATACGCATTCAGAAACCGGTTCTGGACTCACTTGACCTCAGGAAGATAAGCCTGTATATTTCAATCCCTTTCTGTCCGTCACGTTGCAGCTATTGTTCGTTTATCTCCGCTTCCGGTGAGGGTGCATTAAAACTGATAGACGATTATTTCGGGCTTTTGCTGAAAGAACTTGATATTTATGCTGATATCGTGAAACGTTTTTCACTTAAAGTCGATACTGTGTATATCGGCGGTGGAACGCCGACAACCTTGTCGGCTTCTCAGCTTGACAGCCTTATTGAAAAACTCGGTGAATTTGATATTGCAAATATCCGTGAATTTACCGCAGAAGCAGGCAGACCCGATACCATAACGGAAGATAAGCTGAGGGCGCTTAAAAACGGCGGTGTAAGGCGCATATCCATAAATCCGCAGTCGATGAACGACAGCGTGCTTGAAGCGGTCGGCAGACGTCATACGGTAAAGCAGGTGTGTGAAGCGTTTGATATAGCACGAAAGGTCGGTTTCGACTGCATAAATTCCGACATAATAGCAGGACTTCCCGCCGAAACAGAGCGTAGCTTTGAAGATTCTTTGCAACAGCTTTGCAAATTATCTCCCGAAAATATCACCGTTCATACATTGAGCCTTAAGCGCTCATCGGCATTATTCTGCCGGTTCGGCGATGATATAGGCAAAGGCGCAAAATATATGACCGATACGGCATACGATATGCTTTTCGAAAAAGGTTATTTCCCGTATTATCTTTACCGTCAGAAGAATATAGCCGACAACCTTGAAAACATCGGCTATTGCAAAGACGGCTGTGAAAGCATCTATAATATCTGCATTATGGAAGATGTACAGACGATACTCGCCGCAGGCTGCGGAGCATCAACAAAGCTATATGACGGCAAGAACGTTTCAAGAGTCATCAATTACAAATATCCTTATGAATATATTTCACGTTTTGCTCTGATGAATGAGCGTAAGCGTGATATTGAGAATTTCTTTGAAGAAAAATTAACTCTTGCATAA
- the bsh gene encoding choloylglycine hydrolase encodes MCTAATYKTEDFYFGRTLDYECSYGEEIVIMPRNFRLQFLNMGVCESHYAVIGTAHIAKGYPLFYDAMNEKGLCMAGLNFVGNARYFKNAPDKDNVAQYEFIPYILGKCADVNEAKELISKINITDTPFDEQMPAGQLHWIIADRNSAITVESVSDGIKVYDNPIGVLTNNPPFDEQMFRLNDYMHLSRKQPQNNFSDKLELKTYSRGMGAIGLPGDLSSQSRFVRVAFVKANSVSAKGETESVSQFFHILGSVDQQRGCCEVKDKEYEITIYTSCCNADKGIYYYTTYDNHRISAVDMRKENLDGNELISYPMITEEKINYQN; translated from the coding sequence ATGTGTACAGCCGCAACATACAAGACAGAAGATTTCTATTTCGGCAGAACGCTTGATTACGAATGTTCATACGGCGAGGAAATTGTAATCATGCCGAGAAATTTCAGATTGCAATTTCTGAATATGGGAGTTTGCGAAAGCCACTATGCAGTAATCGGTACGGCTCATATTGCCAAAGGTTACCCGTTGTTCTATGATGCAATGAACGAAAAAGGGCTTTGTATGGCAGGGCTTAACTTTGTCGGCAATGCCCGTTATTTTAAAAACGCTCCCGATAAGGACAACGTAGCACAGTATGAATTTATTCCGTATATTCTCGGAAAATGCGCAGACGTAAATGAAGCGAAAGAGCTGATTTCTAAAATCAATATAACCGATACGCCCTTTGACGAGCAGATGCCTGCAGGTCAGCTCCACTGGATAATTGCGGACAGGAACAGCGCAATAACCGTTGAATCGGTATCGGACGGAATAAAGGTTTATGACAATCCGATAGGTGTGCTTACAAACAATCCGCCCTTTGACGAGCAGATGTTCAGATTGAACGATTATATGCATTTATCAAGAAAACAGCCTCAGAACAATTTCTCGGATAAGCTGGAGCTGAAAACCTATAGCAGAGGAATGGGTGCTATCGGACTTCCGGGCGATTTATCGTCACAATCAAGATTTGTGCGTGTGGCTTTTGTAAAGGCTAACTCGGTTTCGGCAAAAGGCGAAACCGAAAGCGTAAGCCAGTTTTTCCATATACTCGGCTCGGTTGACCAGCAGAGAGGCTGCTGTGAGGTAAAAGACAAGGAATACGAGATTACTATCTATACCTCGTGCTGTAATGCGGATAAAGGCATTTATTATTACACAACTTACGATAATCACCGCATTTCCGCTGTTGATATGAGAAAAGAAAACCTTGACGGTAATGAGCTTATCTCTTATCCTATGATAACAGAAGAAAAAATCAACTATCAGAACTGA